From the Piliocolobus tephrosceles isolate RC106 chromosome 14, ASM277652v3, whole genome shotgun sequence genome, the window GGGTGCCCCAGGTCTTGGCCAGCCCGAGGGATCAGGCCCTGACTCCAAGATGCCCTGGAGGACAGTGGCCGTGGGAAGAGCAATCAGGCCGTCAGCAGGGCCCCCTTATCAGACCCCAAAGGGCTGAGTGTGCAAGGCCACTCCCTGGGGCCACTCCTGTGCTCCCCCACCCACCTGCTTTAGTTAGGGTCTGGGGGGCCCTGGAGGTGGTGACACAGGGTGCAGAACCCAAGGACAGAGTTCAGAGACTGGGAGGCGTGGCAACATGTTTAATTCTGTGGCCAAGCTAGCCTGTctacaaagcctggcagacagcACATTACCAGGGGCTGCTGCAGAAGCAGGCACGGCCAACCCCAAAAGGGGTGCAGGCAAAGGCGGGGGCTCCGACATGGCTGCTGGAGGTAGCAggccccaggctgggagtgcTCAGTAGCCATCGTTAGCCCAGGTAACCTCGTAGTCGGGGTACTTGGCTTTGATTTTCTCAGTTGAAATGGCGTGCTGGGCAGGACCATAGGCCTGGAGAGAGAAGACGCCTGCTGGCACCACCTGGACCCTTCGACCCCATGCCCTGGCTCTGGGCATCCAGCCACCAGGCACACCAGAAGCGAGTGTGGGAAAGGGACAGGCAGTGCCTGGGGGTGCAAACCCACCATCCCGACCACCCCTGGGGGCTCCCCTGGGGAGAGGTGACCTCATAGGCAAAGCAAACCTTGAGGGTGGATCCTGGGGCTTGAGGCACCCAGAGGGACGCACGTGGCTCTCATCTGCTGGTGGTTTTTGTGAAGAGCACGGGCGGGGACTCTGAACTCCACCCAGGTACTGACTGCCTCTGGGGGCCCAGGGCACAAAGTGCTGGAGGACAGCTAGAGCCCAGCAAGGCCTCCcggggcagggagagggaacGGCAGGCCATGGCTGGGGGTCTCCCTGCCGCCCCTCAGGTCTGGCATGTGCTCCATGGGGGAATGCAGGAAAACAACTGGCCCTGGAAGGAGGGCTCTGCCGCCCACCCTGGGAGAACCCCGGGAAGCCTGCGTGCTCATCTGGGGCCACGGGTCAGGGCAGCAGACTCAGGTGGGCCTCGAAGCTGGAACTGGGGCCTCCAGCAGGGCGGGACGGGGCTGCGGCTCACCATGGAGTAGCCGTACACGTGAATCTTCTTGTCCTGGCTCTGGTGGGAGATGCGCCCGCCGCCCAGACACTCACAGTCACAGCCCTGCTTCTGCATGTCGCCCGACACTTTGTCGTAGATGTCCGCTGGGATGGGAGGGCGGCCTCAGGACGTGCCCTGGCCGCCCTTGGAGGCCGCGGGAGGAACTCCCGGCCGAAGGGGTCTAAAATCCCAGCTTTGAACAGCCTCTTCCCCAGAGGAGACGAAGCCCcttgaggctggggcagggatgAATGAGAGGAGGGTGGAACCGGGGCGGGCTCGGGGACTGGGAGACTGTCGTGAGGCAGGGGGTGTCAGGCC encodes:
- the PHPT1 gene encoding 14 kDa phosphohistidine phosphatase, giving the protein MAAADLAHIPDVDIDSDGVFKYVLIRVHSAPRSGAPAAESKEIVRGYKWAEYHADIYDKVSGDMQKQGCDCECLGGGRISHQSQDKKIHVYGYSMAYGPAQHAISTEKIKAKYPDYEVTWANDGY